The Methanosarcina barkeri MS DNA window CCGGCGGGGAGATAATTGTTAATGGAAACATTTCAGGAAACATTATCGCGGCCGGAGGCTCCATAAGGGTAAATGGAAATGTAGGTGGAGATGTGGCAGCGATAGGCGGCCAGATTGTTCTTTCTCGAGACAGCGTGGTTAAAGGTGATATTCTGCTTGGCGGAGGGGAAGTAACACTCAACGGAATAGTTGACGGAAATGGAGATATCTCGACAGGTACTCTCAAAACCGGAGATGACTTCGAGCTTAAAGGAAACCTTGCACTCCAAGCCAATAATTATCCACCCAATCTGAACGATAAAGTTGGCGGAAACCTGAATATTACGCAGGTAAATGCAAAAGAAGAACAGCATGAAGGTGTTTTTGAAGGGTTTAGCATTTTCTTCTTCATCCTGAGACTGCTCGCGTCTCTGGCTCTGGGCCTGGTTCTGATCTATCTTTTCCCGGGGTTCGTAGGTGGGGTTGCGGAACTCGTAAAAGATTCACCTCTTAAGGCAGGATTACTGGGTTTTCTGACTCTAATTTTCCTTCCAGTGCTCTCAATAATCTTGCTTATTACTTTCTTTGGATGGAGTCTTTCGATTCTTATTATCCTGCTTCTGATACTTGCACTTCTTATCGCGACAGTGCCTGTGAAACTGCTTGCAGGCGAGATAATCTATAATAAAATATTAAAAAAGGAAGCGGGAAAACTAATGTACTATCTTGTCGGGGCAGTCCTGTTTGCAATTGTATACGAAATTCCTTTCCTGGGAGGGCTTATACGTTTTATTGCCCTCATTATTGGGTTAGGAGCAATAGTAGTCTGGCTTGCAACTCGCGCCAGACCAACTGGTTAAGCGGGTGAATTTTCTAAGAGGGAAAATTTCAATTTTTTTCATTCAGGTAGCTTCAGACAGATTTTCAAAAAACCTGATAAAACCAGAAAATTTGGAGAAAACAGGGAAATTTGGAGAATTCAGACAAAGACAGCGATATCCTGTTTGATTACCATATTAAATCCGTTGTTGACGGAACTTGTGAACTGGAAAGTGGGAACGAATATCCTTAATTAACGGCCAAGAACGTCTAAAAGAGCGGAGAGCTCCAAAAAGATATTATGAGTGAAATTATGAGTGAAATTTATAGCTTCCGTTATATCCATCACAACATCAAATAATTATATAACTATAAATTTCTGTAGTGATGTTATACTGGATTTTTATCACTAAATTTTGAAACTGAGTCTAATGAAGGCGAATAAAATTTATTTTTTGCTTATAGATAAGTGATAGAATGGAGAAAAGACATTTTTATATTTCAAATAATAAAATTCGTATTCCTGCCGTTCTGTGGGGAAAGCAGAGTGAAAAGCTGTTGATTGAAGTTCATGGCAATCTTTCTAATAAAGAGGACACCGTAATTTCCATGATGGCACAAAAAGCCGTTGAAAAAGGTTACCAGGCGTTAAGCTTTGACCTGCCTATGCATGGTGAACGTGTAGATGAGGAATATGCCTGTATTCCCAAAAATTGCGTAAGTGATTTGGCCGCTGTTTATGAATATGCAAAGTCACTTGCACCTGACATTTATTTGTTTGCGTGCAGCATGGGAGCTTATTTCAGTCTGCTTGCCTATCATGACATTAACATAAAGCAAAGTTTTTTTCTCTCGCCCGTCGTCAATATGGAACGCATCATACACAATATGATGGAAGGTTTCCAGGTAAGTGAAGAAAGACTAAAAGCAGAGCATGAAATCCGATTGCCGATTGGACAAACACTGGAATGGAACTATTATTGCTACGTGAAAGAAAACCCAATTTGTTTTGAATGGAAAGTACCTACTGCCATTTTGTATGGTTCTGACGATAATCTCTCTGAATGGGATGAGATCTCAGCATTTGCAGAGAGGTATCAATCAACAGTTAAAGTCCTGGAACATGGAGAACATTACTTCCATACGGAAGAGCAATTAAAGGTTTTTGATAGATGGGCAGATGAAAATCTGCTGTAAAACTTGATGTTATACTGCAAACAGAGAAGTATGCAGTATTTATTATTTTACTCACGTGGTGATCGAATAATTCAGGTTTCACAGATTGAGAAATAACGAAAAGTAATAAATGCTGATGATCAATATATCTGTCCAGAGGATTTGATATGATGTCTCACCTTATCATTGATCAGGATCGCTGCACAGGATGCGGCCTTTGTGTAAAGATGTGCTCCTCAGGTATTATTGCTCTGGATGATAAGTCAAATTTTCCTCAGGTGCAGGAAGAAAACGTTTCCCACTGTCTCTATTGCGGGCACTGCGAGGCATTTTGCCCATCTCAGGCACTCACCCTGAATTTCCTACCTGATGAAAAAGTTTCCCTGCCTGCCGGTGCTGGCAATATCTCTCAGGAGGATATAGCTTTCTATCTCAAAAAACGCAGGTCTATCCGGCATTTTACCAGGGAACCCGTACCAAAGGAGAAAATCCTTGAAGTCCTCGATATTGCCCGTTATGCAGCATCTGGAGGTAACGGTCAGCCGGTGCAGTGGCTGATAATCCATGATCCTGAAGAAGTAAAGAAGATTGCCGGGCTAACTATCGAATGGATGAAAAACCTGCTGAACACCGACCACCCTATGAGCGGGTTTGTGCCGATGCTTATTTCTGCATGGGAACAGGGAATTGATGTCATCTGTCGGGGCGCTCCACACCTGCTTTTCGCCCACATCCCAGAGGACAACCCTATTGCGCCTACTGATGCCATCATCGCCCTCACCCATTTCGATATCGCTGCACCGGCATTCGGGATCGGGACATGCTGGGCAGGATTCGTTGCGGCTGCTGCCATGTCCTATGCACCTCTCCAGAAGGAACTGGGCTTTCCAGAAGGAAGGAAATGTGCCTACGCAATGATGTTTGGCAATCCGGAGTACAAGGTTTATGGAATCCCACGCAGGAAGCCTCTTGAGGTTATGTGGAAGTAAGGTTGAAGTTTTGAAAAGCGACAAACCACTATGATAAGAATTGCCGTTCTCCTGGGAAGCCCTTGAATGAACGGCAGCACCACTATTTTGCAGGGATCACAGCTCGGGCCAAAACCTGGCTCGACTAACTCTTTCCATATACAGGCATGGACCTGAGTCCAGAAATGCCGGAAATTAAACACCTGCTTTATTAGCGTCCATCAAACCTGATAATAAATCCGGTCTTAGATTTACACTCAAATCCAGCATTTTCATAAAACGGTATAGCTTCTTTTCTTCCTGTAAGGAGCATAATTTTATAACAGCCTTTTTCTCTGGCTATTTCCTGTGCCTTTTTTAAAAGTCTTGTTCCAATTCCCCTTTTTCTATAATCTGGATGCGTCACAACACTCTCGATAATGGCATAAGGACTTGCGCTCCTTGTCAGGTTCTTGATAATAATCATTACGCAGGTGGATACCAGTTTTCCATCTACTTCAACCACAAGGTAGTGCTGACTCGGATCTTCCAATATTTCCTGCCATAGCTTTTTGAGCTCAGCATCCTCTACAAGATCTGGATCGTCCTTGTTCAGGTACTTATAGAGATCCAGCAGTTCTCTCAATTCATGTTTTTGAATATAGCGAATAATTTCATTCATAGTCAGTCCTTTTCCTCAGTTCCTTTTCCTTAGTCCCTTTTCCTTAAATACTCAGGAGCCTGCGGAATTTTATGCATCATACCATAAGATCTGCCTGACGGGTAGTACTCGGCACCGAGCTGAATTTTTCCTGCCGTTTTTTCGTCTGTCATATATTCTATAAATGCAAATGCAAGATCAATGCCAGCAGAAATGCCTGCCGAGGTCCAGATGTTTCCGTCTCTAACAATTCGATCCTCCACTACCTCCACGTCACCCAGGTCTCGTAGTTTCTGGAGTGAAGCCCAGTGGGTAGTAGCTCGCCTGTTTGAGAGTAGGCCAGCACGGTGAAGGATGAATGTGCCGGTACAGACCGATAGTACAGCTTTGCAATGTCTGGCTTGCTCGGCAACGAATTTAATTAGGGATGGGTTATCAACTTCTCTCTGTGTACCTTCCCCGCCCGGCACAAGGAGAAAATCAAGTGGAGGGCAATCTGCAAAGGTGACATGAGGATTTATGGACATTCCTTTGCTACAGATCACGGGAGCGGGATTTTCGGCAACCATGAAGCATTTCTCAGGTCCCTGGGCAAATTTGCTCCAGAGTGATATTATTTCCCAGGGGCCAACAAGGTCCAGTTCTTCCAGCCCTGGGAAAATCAAAAATCCGAAATTCATGTTAGAAAGGTTGGGGATGTTTTGTAAATAATTTTCTATGGCATAACTAAAAATAGATTTTCATACTTTTTTGAAGATATCGTATTTAGCTGTCAGCAATTGATTCCATAACTTGATTCCTAAGAAGAGTCCAATAAGTATTTCATTATAATCCCAAAAAGTATTTTATGTTAGTGGAAACAATTACAACTGTCTTTCCGCAGATGTCATCTTAAAATGAATAATTTTCTTGCTATCGTTTTGGTGTACTGGCCTGTTATTATGGGGTTCTGTTGCTTATTACGCTCCTGAATTTCTATTAAACTAATTTCATTCAAAAGTTTGTTTTGTTATCCTACCCTGCAATACCAATTTTACTTTTTTTATGAATAAGGAGCAGGAAAGTCTGGATCTAATAGGGCCAGTATGAAAAATTTGATAAAAAAGAGCTTATCGAACACGCGGATCCTGCTGCATTATCCCGAATATGTTTCTCTCGGTATCGAGGCAGTATGCGTACCAGCCTACTCCACTAATGGGCTTTTTTTCCATAGTAATTTTTCCACCATGCTTTTGTATTCTGATAAGGTATTCATCGATATCCTGGACGCCTATTGTGCAGATATAGGTACTTATCGGCGTATCTGCCTTTGGTTCCATTCCCTGCCTTTTCATCAGGCCACCATCGATTCCGGTCTCGTCTTCCTTGCCGGTGGTTATATTCCAGTATTCCATCGAACCTTCCGATCTCTCTATTTTCCAGCCAAACACATCTTGATAGAATTTCTTAGCTCTTGCAATGTTTCCTGCGTATATCTCAAAATGAATTACTCTTGGCGTGAGAATTACCCCCTGTCTTATTAGATAATTTGGACGATATTCATATATTAATTTAGGTTTTATTTTAAACACTTAGTTTTCTGATCCAGAACGACATATATAAGTCAGGAAACTATTAGAGGATACTCAGGAAACTATTAGGGGATTCTCAGAAAATTCTTAGGAGATACTCAGGAGATTCTTAGGTAATTAGAAGATTCAGACTGGCTTTTTCGCTTTGTCGCTCTTTCCTTTATTCTAAGAGCTGATCCCAAAACTCAAAATTGCTTCTCTGAATCCTGTATTCCGAACAATCAATCAAGTTTCTGATCATGAAAACAGTCCTGAAAATTCTTGATGATTAAGAACGAAATGGCTTTTGGGATAGGCTCTAACACTTAACTTTTCTACCAGACTGGTTAAGATTCTGGCTTTTGAGCAGCTTTTGGGCAAAGAATTAAAGAGAAATGTTAATCCTTCTTTTTAGCTAAAAATTGTGCAACATATTCAGTGAAAAGTTCCATATCTCCAATGTCATTTTGCAGATTTTCGTAAAGCCGATCCAGCTCTATTTTCGCATACTTCAGCTCTACTTTCGCATACAATGTACAAACACATTTAATGAGATAAATATTGAGGCAGGAATTATCCAATTGTAGAAATCAAAATGGTTTTGATACCACCCGGAAAGATTACTATTTCATCTTATCGACGAAATAGTTTTGGAAATATCTTGAAAACATAAAAGGAAACCCACGAACGATGTTGTTGGATTCTCTCCTGAATAATAAATAAATATAAATATAATAAGGTAGCAGGCTTGTTGCAATTAAAGCTTATTACATTAAATCTGATTTATGGCATTATGAATGATAAGAATAAAAATGATAAGAAATGAAAATAAAGTATTTTTTAATAAATTAACTTCAGAATCAGTAGAACTTGGCATACTTCTTGCAATTGTAGGGGGATTTCTTGATGCTTACACATTCGTTGGAAGAGGTGGAGTTTTCGCCAATGCCCAGACCGGAAATGTCGTGCTTATGGGCATAGAAGCTGCAACAGGAGAATGGGGGCAGGTAGTGCTTCATGCGGTTCCTATTCTGGCATTTATGGTCGGAGTGGTAGTTGCCGAGATGATTAAAAAGCTTTCAATGCGCATGTTTATAGCGGATTTTGAAAGAGCAGTTTTAATTCTTGAAACTGTAGTACTTTTTATTGTAGGCTTTATACCGTATACAAGCCCGAATATCATTGTAACGGTTGCTGTTTCATTTGTCTCTTCAGTTCAGATATCTTCATTTCGCAAACTCGTTGGTTCTACATATAGCACAACAATGGTTACGGGAAATTTACGTTCAGCTACACAAGAAGCTTATATTGCTTTCACAAAAAAAGATGAGGAATCGGCTCGCAGAACCATTCGATACTCTGCAATTAACCTTTCGTTTCTAGCAGGAGCTATTTTGGGAGGGTTGCTTACATCAGTTATTGGAGTTAAAGCCGTATGGGTAGCTGTTGTCGTGCTGATATGTTCTATAATTTTGTTCAATAACGAATGTAAGAGTATGGATGATGTTATTGAAATATAAAAAACTCAATGGGTTAACATTAGATTGGTGAACCACTGAAAACAAATCAGGAAATTCATAACAATTAGAGCGGTAACAGTCTAAGTAGTAACAGTTAGAGCATTAACGGTCTAAGTAATAACAATTAGAGCATTAACAGTCTAAGTAATAACAGTTAGAGCATTAACAGTCTAAGTAATAACAGTTAGAGCATTAACAGTCTAAGTAGTAACAACCTAAGTAATAACAGTCTAAGTAATAATAGTCTAAGTAATAACAGTTAGAGCATTAACAGTCTAAGTAATAACAATTAGAGTATTAACAGTCTAAGTAGTAAATCACTAACAAAAGTCCGTTTACTCTGGGCAAAGATTATTGAATTCTTGGCAAAAGTCGGGAAATTACTGACAAAAAAGTTTTTGCGCAATCTATATCAGCTTTCAATGCAGGGAAGGTAAGCAATGGCAAGAGATAGAAGAGATTATTATTATCACCAGGCAAAAGAAGAAGGGTACCGTTCCAGAGCTTCCTTCAAGCTCAAGCAGATTAACGAAAGACACCATGTTATCAATCGGGGAGATTCGGTTGTTGATCTGGGTGCAGCCCCAGGCGGATGGCTCCAGGTTGCAAAGGAACTGTCTGGAGGTAAGGTTCTTGGTGTGGATCTTCAGAGAATTGTGCCTATTGAAGGCGTCGAGACCATTCAGGGCAATATAAACGCAGATTCAACCATACAGAAAATTATTAAGAACGTAGGGGCAAAAGGAGCTGATGTGGTACTTTGTGACGCAGCCCCTAACCTGTCAGGAAACTGGTCTTATGACCATGCAAGGTCAATCGAGCTTGCAACTTCAGCTCTGGAATGTGCAAAAAAAATTCTCAAGCCCAAAGGGAATTTCGTTGTGAAGGTTTTCCAGGGAGACATGTTTAATGATTACATGCAGAAAGTAAGGGATAACTTTGTCCGAACAATGGCTTATTCTCCGAAAGCATCGCGTTCCCAGAGTGCTGAAATCTACGTTATCGGAAAGAAGTTCCTTACAGCTCCACTCCGCAAAGGCGACAAATTCGTTGTGGACATCGAAAAGCTAGGCTCGAGTGGGGATGGGGCTGTGCTCATCGAAGGATTTGTTGTCTTCGTAAAGGAAGTTGAGATCGGAGAAAAAGTCAGGATCAAAATAACGGATGTCAAGCCCAACTTCGCTTTTGCCGATGTCGCAGAAAGGCTTGGAAAAACTGAAAAGCCTGAGTAATTAGACACATCAGTTAACACAAACTAGAATAACACAAACTAGAATAACACAAACTAGAATAACACAAACTAGAATAACACAAACTAGAATAACACAAACTAGAATAACACAAACTAGAATAACACAAACTAGAATAACACAAACTAGAATAACACAAACTAGAATATCCAGCAAGAAACTATATACTTAAATAATTAAATATATATTTTAACTATTAACTATATTGGTTAATTGAATACGCAGTTGGTAAAATTAATAAGAGTCTACCCCGATTTTAAAAACCACTTTCAAAACACGGTGATCCGGTTGATTGACCTTCACACTCACACGATTTTCAGTGATGGGGAACTGATCCCCAGCGAACTTGTCCGGCGGGCGGTTATTCACGGCTATAAGGCTATTGCACTTACCGACCATGCCGATTACACCAATCTCGAACAGCTTATCGAAGCAGGACATAAAGCAAAATACCTTGAAAGTGAATGGGATATCCGCGTTCTAGCCGGGGTTGAACTGACACATGTGCCGCCACGGAAAATAGCCCCACTTGCAAAGAAAGCAAAAGAGCTGGGTGCAGAAATTGTGGTCGTGCACGGGGAGACCACCTCCGAGCCAGTCGCCCCCGGAACAAATGCAGCATCTGTTGTTTGTGAGTATGTGGACATCCTGGCCCACCCGGGCCTGATCTCTGAGGAAGATGTCGAGAGGGCTAAAGAGAACAATGTCTGCCTTGAAATTACAGCCAGGAACGGGCACAACCGGACAAACGGCCATGTCGCCCGGCTTGCTCTTGAAATTGGTGCAACGCTTCTGGTAAATACCGACACACATGCCCCTGAAGACCTTATCACCGATGAAACTGCCATGAAAATCGCCATGGGAGCTGGGCTTACCGAGGCAAAGGCAAGAGAAGTGTTAAAAGCATCTGCAAAAACGATAGCAGATATTGTTTAAACTGTAATTTCATACTCTTTTTCTATTTCTTCCCGTGCTTTTTCTCAATTATTCCATTTTGAATTTATTTCTAGTTCGTTTTCGTTTTTCTTTCAGTTTATCCCTTTTTTTTACTATTTCTTTGTTTCCTCAGCTTATTTATTACTACGGGAGCGCAGAGGGTTCACTTCATCCCCATTCTTTAGATTGGGGATGAAGTGAACCCTCGTCTCTTTTTGTTTTCTTTTTTAAACCTCTGTACCGTTGCTTCTTTGCAAAGTAGGTTTCTTAGTCTCATGGTTACATAAATTGGTAATGAAACTCTGCATCAAGGAAGTCTTATAAATGGATACTTAACTATTTTCCGGAAACCGGGCGGCCCGAAGATACCCCATCCTTTTTATGGTGGGGTGGCCGCACGCAATTTGATTTTTTATTCTATTAAATAAGAAACATAATTACCAAATCCGCGCTAGATATTCTAAATAAGATATAAATTGAACAGAAAAATATTAAATAAATAGATGAATATTGGCAAATATAAAAAGGTTTTTTAGTGTTTGTGGCATTTTCTTTTCGAAAAGTAAATGCTATCTGAAATATTTAGCGTACTTTATAGTTAAACTCTCGATCTGCTATTTAGCTGAATTTCCAATATTCTTTATAGGAGGTTTCACCTCAAAGAATCTAACTGTTTATATTATGTAAAATATTAGATTTGGATTTGCAGTAAACTTCCAAAACTCCCAAAATTGGATTACTGATATTGAAAATTCAGGACTTATAGATACAACTCTTTGAGATTGAGAGTTAAAGTTCGAGAATATCTGAGGTACTATAATGAAAAAAGTAAGTTTTTTAGTGATCGGCTTGCTACTTATGTCAATAGTAGCTATGTCAGGATGTGCTGATAATAAGACATCTGACAATACTGCTCCTGCAGAAGAGAATGCAGGCAATATGTCAGCTAATAATACTATGCCTCCAGGAGGAGAAAACCAAGGTCAGATGCCACCTGACAACGCTACTATGCCCCCAGAAGGAGCTCCAGGTAACATGTCAGGTAATGGTTCCATGTATCATGGAGACGCTCCAGGTAACATGTCAGGTAACATGTCAGGTAACGGTTCCATGTATCATGGAGATGCTCCAGGTAACATGTCAATGCCCCCTGAAGGAGCTCCTCAGGCAGGAAATGCAGATAACATGTCATAATTTGACTAGTTGAAACATGGCTTTCAACTGGTTAAACAAGGCTAAAAGGTAGTTGATTAAATAACAGGTTTACTACCTTTACCTTGACTTTTTGATTATGCTTTAAATTTCTCGCATCGGTAGTAAAGGTTTATCCTTAATTGTTAGAGAGAATCAAAAACAATATCTTAGAAGATATTGAAGAGATATTCTATTTTAGGTGTGATTCTTGTCAGAGTAGCTATAAAAATGCCCTAAAAATCTTATCCGTACTGAAACTGTCTGAAAATCACATGGAAGCCAGAATTACCGAAGCAAGGGCCAGAGAAGCGTTAAATGCATCTGCAAAAATAACAGAGATTGTTTAAATTATGGTTTTTAGCTTTATATTTTTCTCTCTATATCAAGAAAAATATTTTTTCTTTATAATATATAGCCCCAGGGATATGATGCCACTCACTACTGCAATAATAATACCAGCAACTATTGGATGTTCCAATACAGATTTTTTGGAACTTAGATCTTGACCTATTAGTGTGAAAGAAGAGGATGTACTTGGTCTAAACTGATTATTGCCTTTATATCTTGCTATTATCGAATGTGAGCCATTTGAAAGCAATGAAGTATCCAAAATTGCTTGTCCATCACTTAAAGTTTCAGTTCCTATGGATGTGGCCCCTTCCATGAAGGTGACTGTGCCTGAAGGTTTTTCTGTTACTTGAGACGTTGCACTAACTGTAGCAGTAAGTGTTCTTGATTCCCCAACAAGAAATCGATTGGGTGAAGAAGTTAAAGTAGTCATTGTTTCCACTCTGGATCCTGGAACAGAACCTATAAACTGACCTAAACCAGAAGGAAGAATTCCTACAGAAATTGGCTGGCCCATAACTGTTTTGGTTTCAGTGTCAATTACAGAAACAGTGCCTCCAAGATCATCAGTGGTGCCGGAATTTGTCACATATATCTTTGTTCCATTTTTGTTGACTGCAACTCCACAAGGATTTTTTCCTACAGTTATATTTGTAACATCTTTTGTGGTTGTGTTAATCACAGAGACTGTGCCCATGGGAGTGTTATGGTTTGCCACATATACCCATTTTTCATCTGGTGTGACTGCAATTCCATGAGGATCTTTTCCTGCAGTTAAATTGTCTGTAACTTCATTGGTTATTGTGTTAATTACAGAAACATTGCTACTCTCCATGTTCGTGACATATACTTTTGTTCCATTCTTGTTGACCGCAACTCCATAGGGTTTGACTCCTACGTTTACCGTCTTTGTAACATTGTTCGTTACTGTGTTAATCACAGAGATAGTATTGCTGCCGGTGTTAGCCACATATATCCTTGATCCGTCCGGGGTGATTGCAATTCCGCAAGGGTCGGTTCCTACAGGTATATCAGAAGCTTTGTTGGTTATTAGGTCAACTGCACGGACTTTTCCATTCAATAATTTTGCCACATATACTTTTTGTTCATACGGATAGATTGCAACTCCAGCAGGTTTGCCTGGTTTGCCTTCTTCTACATTCATCGATGTAACCTCTTCGGTGGCCGTATCAATTATGGAAACAGTACGTCCGGGAATGTCGTCATTACCAAAGTTAGTCACATATACCTTTGTTCCATCAAGGCTAATTGCAACACCCACAGGAACATTTCCCACAGGCACCGTGGAGATAACAGCGTCAGTTGTTGTGTTAATCACAGAAACAGTATTGCTTTTTTCATTAGGCACATATGCATATTCAGCGGACAAGTCGCTATGCGCAGTAGCCACCAACTCTATAGATGAAATAATAATTAAAAGTAAGAGAAAAGCTGTTGAAGTTAAAAACAGTGAGTATGATTTGTCCCCCTTTCTCATTTATGTTACATCCTTAAAATATAATATATATAAATTAGATTTCGCAAATAAGTTTGAGATGTTTTGAATTTGAATTTATAAAATTCTTAGATTTAAGGAGATCTTTTAGGGATAATGTTCAATTTTAGTTATGTTTTAGACAACTAGTGATTTTATTTTATTGATTTTTCTTTTAAATTGCTTAAATCGGAGTAATTTGTAACATCAAAATAATATACTTAGTAATATATAATACTGAGCAATATAATATTTAATAACAGGAACATTAAGTAAAGATAAAACGTACTGAGCCTGCTAAAAATACCAATTTGACTACACTTACTACCTCTTTATTATTTCATTTGCAAGACTATCAGATCCAGCAGAGCATCTAGATCAGAAAGGCTTTTGCCTTTAAACCAGAAGAGACCCAAATTCGTTTACTCCTTGCTACAATTTCTTCATAAACGAATTTATGGAACCTGATTCTGTGAGATTCTTCACTCAGGTTCTCTGTATAATGTAATGGTTTTCGGGATTGTAGCTTTTAACGAAGTCTTTGAAACAGAATATTTCATCGGTATCAAAAATGACTTTTCTTTGTGTACTCTTTGGCCTGAAGTAATACAATATCTACTAAAAATTTAAAGGTAAAATGAGTTGTAGAGAAAAATTAAGGGGATTTGAGAATCTCCTGCTTTGCGGACAAGCATATAAGTCCTATACTATAAAATCATAATAATATAAAAACCAGGATTTCATTTTTCGAGGTGTATTAGCATGAGCGTTTATGTAATGCACTTTAATGAAGTCGATAGGACAAACTTGCCCGAAGTCGGGGGAAAAGGTGCTAATCTGGGAGAAATGGTCAAAGCAGGATTTCCTGTTCCGCCTGGATTTTGCATTACAACGTCGGCTTACTGTGATTTTATTGCAGCAAGCAATGAGATAAACAAATTTTTTGATTTGCTGGATCAGTTGAAACTGGGTCAACCGGGCGAAATTAGCAAGCTGGGAAAACTGATCAGGGACCATTTATTAACCATCCCCATATCCCAAACAATAAAATTTTCTATCCTTGATGCATGGAAAATAGTAGGAGAAGAAAAAGCTTATGCCGTTCGGTCCAGCGCTACAGCCGAAGATTTGCCAACTGCCTCTTTTGCCGGCCAGCAGGAGACCTATTTGAACGTAAAGGGAATGGATCAACTCCTTCAGGCTGTGCGGAAATGCTGGAGTTCTTTATTTACTGACAGGGCAATTATCTACCGAATTAAAAACGGATTTGACCACCGTTCAGTCTATTTATCTATAGTGGTTCAGCAAATGATATTTCCGGAGGTTTCCGGGCTTATGTTTACCGTAGACCCTGTCACCGGGCACAGGAATACTATTTCCATTGATGCCAGCTTTGGGTTGGGTGAAGCTCTTGTCT harbors:
- a CDS encoding alpha/beta hydrolase; the protein is MEKRHFYISNNKIRIPAVLWGKQSEKLLIEVHGNLSNKEDTVISMMAQKAVEKGYQALSFDLPMHGERVDEEYACIPKNCVSDLAAVYEYAKSLAPDIYLFACSMGAYFSLLAYHDINIKQSFFLSPVVNMERIIHNMMEGFQVSEERLKAEHEIRLPIGQTLEWNYYCYVKENPICFEWKVPTAILYGSDDNLSEWDEISAFAERYQSTVKVLEHGEHYFHTEEQLKVFDRWADENLL
- a CDS encoding GNAT family N-acetyltransferase; protein product: MNEIIRYIQKHELRELLDLYKYLNKDDPDLVEDAELKKLWQEILEDPSQHYLVVEVDGKLVSTCVMIIIKNLTRSASPYAIIESVVTHPDYRKRGIGTRLLKKAQEIAREKGCYKIMLLTGRKEAIPFYENAGFECKSKTGFIIRFDGR
- a CDS encoding YoaK family protein — its product is MIRNENKVFFNKLTSESVELGILLAIVGGFLDAYTFVGRGGVFANAQTGNVVLMGIEAATGEWGQVVLHAVPILAFMVGVVVAEMIKKLSMRMFIADFERAVLILETVVLFIVGFIPYTSPNIIVTVAVSFVSSVQISSFRKLVGSTYSTTMVTGNLRSATQEAYIAFTKKDEESARRTIRYSAINLSFLAGAILGGLLTSVIGVKAVWVAVVVLICSIILFNNECKSMDDVIEI
- a CDS encoding DJ-1/PfpI family protein encodes the protein MIFPGLEELDLVGPWEIISLWSKFAQGPEKCFMVAENPAPVICSKGMSINPHVTFADCPPLDFLLVPGGEGTQREVDNPSLIKFVAEQARHCKAVLSVCTGTFILHRAGLLSNRRATTHWASLQKLRDLGDVEVVEDRIVRDGNIWTSAGISAGIDLAFAFIEYMTDEKTAGKIQLGAEYYPSGRSYGMMHKIPQAPEYLRKRD
- a CDS encoding VOC family protein, with amino-acid sequence MFKIKPKLIYEYRPNYLIRQGVILTPRVIHFEIYAGNIARAKKFYQDVFGWKIERSEGSMEYWNITTGKEDETGIDGGLMKRQGMEPKADTPISTYICTIGVQDIDEYLIRIQKHGGKITMEKKPISGVGWYAYCLDTERNIFGIMQQDPRVR
- a CDS encoding 23S rRNA (uridine(2552)-2'-O)-methyltransferase — translated: MARDRRDYYYHQAKEEGYRSRASFKLKQINERHHVINRGDSVVDLGAAPGGWLQVAKELSGGKVLGVDLQRIVPIEGVETIQGNINADSTIQKIIKNVGAKGADVVLCDAAPNLSGNWSYDHARSIELATSALECAKKILKPKGNFVVKVFQGDMFNDYMQKVRDNFVRTMAYSPKASRSQSAEIYVIGKKFLTAPLRKGDKFVVDIEKLGSSGDGAVLIEGFVVFVKEVEIGEKVRIKITDVKPNFAFADVAERLGKTEKPE
- a CDS encoding histidinol phosphate phosphatase domain-containing protein, which produces MIDLHTHTIFSDGELIPSELVRRAVIHGYKAIALTDHADYTNLEQLIEAGHKAKYLESEWDIRVLAGVELTHVPPRKIAPLAKKAKELGAEIVVVHGETTSEPVAPGTNAASVVCEYVDILAHPGLISEEDVERAKENNVCLEITARNGHNRTNGHVARLALEIGATLLVNTDTHAPEDLITDETAMKIAMGAGLTEAKAREVLKASAKTIADIV
- a CDS encoding nitroreductase family protein; this encodes MMSHLIIDQDRCTGCGLCVKMCSSGIIALDDKSNFPQVQEENVSHCLYCGHCEAFCPSQALTLNFLPDEKVSLPAGAGNISQEDIAFYLKKRRSIRHFTREPVPKEKILEVLDIARYAASGGNGQPVQWLIIHDPEEVKKIAGLTIEWMKNLLNTDHPMSGFVPMLISAWEQGIDVICRGAPHLLFAHIPEDNPIAPTDAIIALTHFDIAAPAFGIGTCWAGFVAAAAMSYAPLQKELGFPEGRKCAYAMMFGNPEYKVYGIPRRKPLEVMWK
- a CDS encoding bactofilin family protein; the protein is MEKKLTLSLILLIIIFAALPYSAGAANENFLKYTSSGNAFGAGEVLQIDQDIQGDLVLAGSQIEVNGNTGGNFLGAGGEIIVNGNISGNIIAAGGSIRVNGNVGGDVAAIGGQIVLSRDSVVKGDILLGGGEVTLNGIVDGNGDISTGTLKTGDDFELKGNLALQANNYPPNLNDKVGGNLNITQVNAKEEQHEGVFEGFSIFFFILRLLASLALGLVLIYLFPGFVGGVAELVKDSPLKAGLLGFLTLIFLPVLSIILLITFFGWSLSILIILLLILALLIATVPVKLLAGEIIYNKILKKEAGKLMYYLVGAVLFAIVYEIPFLGGLIRFIALIIGLGAIVVWLATRARPTG